A genomic window from Ignavibacteria bacterium includes:
- a CDS encoding PD40 domain-containing protein has translation MNNYIKFSLCVVAVFMFAFLIYGCGNDGNTIITPGAPASDLTRTGKFISFTSNFNGNYDVFLAQVNSSGRLESSGLVYQTNPFNLTLSNTSDDRQSNWSPDGRVLVFSRTDGNQQEVYAFFFNADGSIDSTIAQNPKKLFSSNGNWDNNPSFSPDGKYLIWDRREDNASPSGVDTADSRDLYFGDVTGTGNSFQVSNPRAIVVTGSDEYNPKWSPRISVRRVAYEYQSSATSSDHDVYVIDPLDPVNNVNFYNPNNSGYPAWAPACDRIIFESDKNPGNYWSIVSLSYPASGSPGDIVNESGVNSRYPTWLPNGGLLAYIKFTGNNGNIYIVSSAGGTPVKLLESLPQFDAVNNLWPAW, from the coding sequence ATGAACAATTATATAAAGTTTTCATTATGTGTAGTAGCAGTTTTCATGTTTGCATTTTTAATTTACGGATGTGGTAATGATGGTAATACTATCATTACTCCGGGCGCTCCGGCTTCTGATCTGACCCGAACAGGTAAATTTATTTCATTTACTTCAAATTTTAACGGGAATTATGATGTATTCCTGGCACAGGTAAATTCTTCGGGAAGGCTTGAATCAAGCGGTCTGGTTTACCAGACAAATCCGTTTAACCTTACACTGTCAAATACATCAGATGACAGGCAGTCAAACTGGTCACCGGACGGAAGGGTACTTGTATTTTCAAGAACTGACGGAAACCAGCAGGAAGTTTATGCATTCTTTTTCAATGCTGATGGAAGCATAGACAGCACGATTGCGCAAAATCCAAAAAAACTATTCTCATCAAACGGAAACTGGGATAATAATCCATCATTTTCGCCGGACGGTAAATATTTGATCTGGGACAGAAGAGAAGATAATGCATCACCTTCAGGAGTAGATACAGCAGATTCAAGAGATCTTTATTTTGGAGATGTTACAGGAACCGGTAACAGCTTCCAGGTTTCAAATCCAAGAGCTATTGTTGTGACCGGCAGTGATGAATATAATCCTAAATGGTCACCGCGAATTTCTGTAAGAAGGGTTGCGTATGAATACCAGTCATCCGCAACATCATCAGATCATGATGTTTATGTTATTGATCCTCTTGACCCGGTAAATAACGTAAATTTTTATAATCCAAATAATTCGGGATACCCTGCATGGGCTCCTGCATGTGACAGGATAATTTTTGAATCAGATAAAAATCCCGGTAATTACTGGTCTATTGTTTCGCTCAGCTACCCGGCATCAGGGTCACCGGGTGATATAGTAAATGAATCAGGAGTAAATTCCAGGTACCCAACATGGCTGCCAAATGGAGGGCTGCTGGCCTATATAAAATTTACAGGTAATAACGGTAATATATATATAGTTTCTTCTGCTGGCGGCACACCGGTAAAATTGCTTGAATCTTTACCTCAGTTTGATGCTGTTAATAATTTGTGGCCTGCATGGTAA
- a CDS encoding outer membrane beta-barrel protein: MKIIIILSALITFSIFNSVQSQISIELGPQLGLTSPTMDYSGDAKDFYTGTKYGLRSGLHYGVMGKVQLGPLNGRLSLSYSSLDNNGPTGEPNSTVEIKNNLFMFTLGTEFGFGIPMSPVKPYAGIDILFTTISGSFNFSGSTPNGLSGGTKNIESASRTGLGFSIGSEIGFGRQFTLDLSLRYNLINLFGKEYTPSANNSKTDVYAFLNDAKDPNFNANDPKHPIANDRSITTIQINAALLFGF, translated from the coding sequence ATGAAAATAATTATTATTTTATCAGCTCTCATAACATTTTCTATTTTTAATTCTGTACAATCACAAATAAGCATAGAGCTTGGTCCGCAGCTTGGTTTAACATCTCCAACAATGGATTACAGCGGTGATGCAAAGGATTTTTATACCGGAACAAAATATGGCTTAAGATCAGGGCTGCATTACGGAGTAATGGGAAAAGTTCAGCTGGGTCCCTTAAACGGCAGACTTTCATTAAGCTATTCATCACTTGATAATAACGGGCCAACGGGTGAGCCGAACAGTACAGTTGAAATAAAAAATAACCTGTTTATGTTCACACTTGGAACTGAGTTTGGCTTCGGCATTCCAATGAGTCCGGTGAAGCCATATGCGGGAATTGATATTTTATTTACAACAATCAGCGGCTCGTTTAATTTTTCAGGGTCAACACCTAATGGCTTAAGCGGGGGAACAAAAAATATTGAATCTGCATCGAGAACTGGATTAGGGTTTTCGATCGGTTCGGAGATCGGTTTTGGAAGGCAGTTTACACTTGATCTCAGCTTAAGATATAACCTCATAAATTTATTCGGTAAAGAATATACACCTTCTGCCAATAACAGCAAAACAGATGTTTATGCTTTTTTAAATGATGCTAAAGATCCGAATTTTAATGCTAATGACCCGAAACATCCAATAGCTAATGACAGATCAATAACAACTATACAAATAAACGCTGCACTGCTTTTCGGATTTTAA
- a CDS encoding aspartyl protease family protein, with protein sequence MKIILAIIIFLFASFDCFSQTVSVFLIKSVNNTLSLEKIDLAENEVQVFQRGGGSENISLVIPVSEGISGDFAKASDKSVMIARNKAGTLVISVQKPDGTQKELVSKTSSELIKYDIKVNITGVSQKKVYNIQGYDKITEDNDSPVIDMFKGQIPMSEGDYSITTEITATKSEGKIEGEFGIEYYGGYYFTRLNLNGKDVDAIVDLGAANSFIIGEAVSEGTKLYDIYASEVSADGSRSIELPVSGFGGKVNNLKACDLQNISLGNIHLAEKTFYVLSKIKNFEGKKIEAILGLDILSLADNLLLEIPDENKSSKCVLRSGKNSLKGDPVPFSLSHGHIFLKGKYNNNDINFILDTGSPFNFLSESFAGENNIETREDISVYGADGNPVKTGTAKLNEFLLNNRIIKNTEFKFVSGSILSSYGLDKNGGLLGTSFLKNFTSIEVDFNNNNIYFGV encoded by the coding sequence ATGAAAATAATTCTGGCAATAATAATATTCTTGTTTGCTTCATTTGATTGCTTTTCTCAAACAGTTTCTGTGTTCCTTATCAAATCTGTCAACAATACCCTTTCATTAGAAAAAATTGATCTGGCTGAAAACGAAGTACAGGTTTTCCAGCGTGGCGGCGGCTCAGAAAACATTTCGCTGGTAATACCTGTTTCTGAAGGGATCTCAGGGGATTTTGCCAAAGCATCAGATAAATCCGTTATGATAGCACGAAATAAAGCAGGTACACTTGTAATTTCAGTGCAAAAGCCAGATGGCACTCAAAAAGAGCTTGTTTCAAAAACCTCCTCAGAACTGATTAAATATGATATTAAAGTGAATATAACAGGCGTAAGCCAAAAGAAAGTGTATAACATTCAGGGTTATGATAAAATTACTGAAGATAATGACTCTCCGGTTATTGATATGTTTAAGGGACAAATACCCATGAGCGAAGGTGATTATTCTATTACCACAGAAATTACTGCGACCAAAAGTGAAGGTAAAATTGAGGGTGAATTTGGTATTGAATACTATGGCGGTTATTATTTCACCCGTCTTAATTTAAACGGTAAGGATGTTGATGCAATTGTCGATCTCGGTGCGGCGAATTCATTTATTATAGGTGAAGCCGTATCAGAAGGTACAAAGTTATATGATATATATGCAAGTGAAGTATCAGCAGATGGAAGCAGGAGTATTGAGCTGCCGGTAAGCGGTTTCGGAGGAAAAGTAAACAATCTTAAAGCATGCGATCTTCAGAATATTTCCTTAGGAAATATTCACCTGGCAGAAAAAACCTTTTACGTACTAAGCAAAATTAAGAATTTTGAAGGAAAAAAAATCGAAGCAATATTAGGACTTGATATACTATCTCTTGCTGATAACCTTTTGCTTGAAATTCCGGATGAAAATAAAAGCAGTAAATGCGTTTTAAGATCAGGTAAAAATAGCCTCAAAGGAGATCCTGTTCCATTCAGTTTATCTCATGGTCATATTTTTCTGAAAGGAAAATACAACAACAATGATATTAATTTTATACTGGATACAGGCTCACCCTTTAATTTTTTATCTGAAAGCTTTGCCGGAGAAAATAATATTGAAACCCGGGAAGATATCTCTGTTTATGGTGCTGACGGGAATCCGGTAAAAACCGGTACAGCAAAGCTTAATGAATTTTTATTAAACAATAGAATTATAAAAAATACAGAATTTAAATTTGTAAGCGGATCTATACTTTCTTCTTACGGACTGGATAAAAACGGCGGATTACTGGGTACATCATTTCTAAAAAACTTTACTTCAATTGAAGTGGATTTCAACAATAATAACATATATTTTGGAGTATAA
- a CDS encoding RNA polymerase sigma factor — protein sequence MKVDSAKFSRLLQPHYNDALKYSRALCSTWSADDAEDVLQQSFLLALENFGSLKDHSKFRSWFFKIITTTFYSSIRRHFWKKFLPSDGAASNVHKIPDVFNRAEQTENRMIINSALAGISAKERSAILLYELGNFSIEEITAIQGEKSISAVKSRLSRARTKLRNLIEKEENFLSRNEDSLWELNGDLENETLKLITEIRTER from the coding sequence ATGAAAGTAGATTCAGCTAAATTCAGCAGGCTTTTACAGCCGCATTACAATGATGCTCTGAAGTATTCAAGAGCCCTCTGTTCCACATGGTCAGCCGATGATGCGGAAGACGTATTGCAGCAGTCATTTTTGCTGGCACTTGAAAACTTTGGCAGTCTGAAAGATCATTCTAAATTTCGTTCATGGTTCTTTAAAATAATAACAACAACTTTTTATTCTTCCATCAGAAGACACTTCTGGAAAAAATTCCTGCCTTCTGATGGCGCAGCCTCAAATGTTCACAAAATTCCAGATGTATTTAACAGGGCTGAACAAACTGAAAACAGGATGATAATCAACAGCGCGCTTGCCGGAATTTCTGCAAAAGAACGTTCTGCAATACTGCTTTATGAACTTGGAAACTTTTCAATCGAAGAAATTACTGCAATTCAGGGAGAAAAAAGCATTTCTGCGGTAAAATCAAGATTAAGCAGGGCAAGGACTAAATTGAGAAATTTAATTGAAAAAGAAGAAAATTTTTTATCCCGGAATGAAGATTCTCTCTGGGAGCTAAACGGAGATCTTGAAAATGAAACACTCAAACTCATCACAGAGATCAGAACAGAACGGTAA
- a CDS encoding adenylate/guanylate cyclase domain-containing protein has translation MKKRIKEIRFNLVAWLIAGNMFVIFRFFGMYDFEQYFILKKPVEMDLMFFEGNVVAVVNGLLLSFIDFLMDTPKFKRRSFRYIITVKSLAYIVTMFISIVSIFVLHGIIINRDNNLIYSINYTLQSQYTVALFLYGAFISLLINFLKEVNKKFGPGILVKLFSGKYYNPRVEDRIFMFIDLKASTTIAEKLGHLKYSRLIQDCFYDVTDVVAKYKAEIYLYVGDEIVLTWELEKGIENDNCFKFFFEFKNKLESLGSYYKEKYGIVPVFKAGMNCGTVTVAEIGELKKEIAYHGDVLNTASRIQDKCNEHNKPLLISNNMYKKMPRTGYCRFDLIGEMLLKGKLNPVGIYSVERIK, from the coding sequence ATGAAAAAAAGAATTAAGGAGATCAGGTTTAACCTGGTAGCCTGGCTGATAGCCGGTAATATGTTCGTAATATTCAGGTTTTTCGGGATGTATGATTTTGAACAATACTTTATCCTGAAAAAACCTGTTGAAATGGACCTTATGTTTTTTGAAGGCAATGTAGTTGCCGTAGTGAACGGCTTGCTGCTTTCATTCATTGATTTCCTGATGGATACACCAAAATTCAAGCGGAGATCATTCAGGTATATAATTACAGTGAAAAGCCTGGCATACATTGTTACAATGTTCATTTCAATAGTATCAATTTTTGTTCTGCACGGAATTATTATCAACAGGGATAATAACCTGATATATTCAATTAATTATACACTGCAGAGCCAATATACCGTAGCGCTGTTTTTATACGGTGCATTTATCAGCTTGCTGATAAATTTTCTGAAAGAGGTGAACAAAAAGTTCGGACCCGGCATTTTGGTAAAGCTTTTTTCTGGGAAGTATTATAATCCAAGGGTTGAAGACCGGATCTTTATGTTCATAGACCTTAAAGCTTCTACAACAATAGCTGAAAAGCTTGGACACCTTAAATACAGCCGTTTAATACAGGATTGCTTTTACGATGTTACAGATGTTGTGGCAAAATATAAAGCAGAAATTTACCTGTATGTAGGTGATGAAATTGTTCTGACATGGGAACTTGAAAAAGGGATAGAGAATGATAATTGTTTTAAATTCTTTTTTGAATTTAAAAATAAACTGGAATCACTTGGAAGCTATTATAAAGAAAAGTACGGGATAGTGCCCGTATTTAAAGCAGGTATGAACTGCGGTACTGTTACCGTTGCGGAAATAGGGGAGCTTAAAAAGGAAATAGCCTATCACGGCGATGTTTTAAATACTGCTTCGAGGATACAGGATAAATGCAATGAACACAATAAACCGCTGCTGATCTCAAATAATATGTACAAAAAAATGCCAAGAACGGGATATTGCAGATTTGATCTGATAGGTGAAATGCTGCTGAAAGGCAAGCTGAATCCGGTTGGAATATACAGTGTGGAAAGAATAAAATAA
- a CDS encoding GNAT family N-acetyltransferase codes for MNYTLRKAVENDNELSFEIRKNALGKYVEETWGWDEEFQRKYHEEDFDTDILSIIEVDGEPAGTLEVYSDEHSMIISGIYIIDKYQNKGIGTKILLNLHKQASAENKAIRLQVLKVNERAKKLYLALGYEIYNATETHFQMVNYNPVK; via the coding sequence ATGAATTATACACTGCGGAAAGCAGTTGAAAACGATAATGAACTTTCATTTGAAATAAGAAAGAACGCATTAGGAAAGTACGTTGAGGAAACCTGGGGATGGGATGAAGAATTTCAGAGGAAATACCATGAAGAAGATTTTGATACGGATATTCTGAGTATTATTGAAGTTGACGGAGAACCAGCAGGTACGCTGGAGGTCTATAGCGATGAACACTCCATGATAATCAGCGGAATTTATATAATAGATAAATACCAAAACAAGGGAATCGGAACAAAAATATTATTAAATTTGCATAAACAGGCCTCAGCAGAAAACAAAGCGATAAGGCTGCAGGTACTTAAGGTAAATGAAAGAGCTAAAAAGCTTTATCTTGCATTGGGCTATGAAATATACAATGCTACAGAAACTCATTTTCAAATGGTAAATTACAACCCGGTAAAATGA
- a CDS encoding DUF3667 domain-containing protein, whose protein sequence is MITCKNCGNSFEGRFCNDCGQKADIHRFTLRHAMHDFFHSFTHIDKGILFLIKELFTRPGYAAKDYIEGRRKKYFNPFQYLFLAVAAATFLSVNYQLMGPKADINTVGSGINSFGLQYNAFIYKYFNVIQLVSVPVIAFFSWLFFRKSGYNYAENLVFNTFLGAQRTLMYIMISPFLFIFNRYWYIPISIYYIAWLVYYGWAFVQFFNESRGRVILKYIVSILLFIPAAQLISLAIFYLFFYHK, encoded by the coding sequence ATGATAACATGTAAAAATTGCGGTAACAGTTTTGAGGGCCGTTTCTGCAATGATTGCGGGCAAAAAGCTGATATTCACCGCTTTACCTTAAGACATGCAATGCATGATTTTTTTCATTCTTTCACACATATTGATAAGGGAATTTTATTTCTTATAAAAGAGCTTTTTACCCGCCCCGGGTATGCTGCAAAAGACTACATTGAAGGCAGACGGAAAAAATATTTTAACCCTTTCCAGTATTTATTCCTGGCAGTTGCGGCAGCAACTTTTTTAAGCGTAAACTATCAACTAATGGGACCAAAAGCCGATATAAATACAGTTGGCTCAGGGATAAATTCTTTTGGTTTGCAGTACAATGCCTTTATCTATAAATATTTCAATGTAATACAGCTTGTCAGCGTACCTGTGATAGCATTTTTTTCGTGGCTGTTCTTCAGAAAGTCCGGGTATAATTACGCTGAAAATCTTGTGTTCAATACTTTTCTTGGGGCTCAAAGAACGCTGATGTATATTATGATCAGTCCCTTTTTATTTATTTTTAACAGGTATTGGTATATTCCCATTTCTATTTATTATATAGCCTGGCTTGTTTATTACGGCTGGGCATTTGTACAGTTCTTTAACGAAAGCAGGGGCAGAGTAATATTGAAATATATTGTTTCTATACTGCTTTTTATTCCTGCCGCGCAGCTCATTTCACTTGCAATTTTTTATTTATTCTTTTATCATAAATAG
- a CDS encoding dicarboxylate/amino acid:cation symporter yields the protein MKVKLHIQILIGFLLGIIFGAIFSVNHNSLIIFSAGNEIKIESWQQFSFVKGDSAVAVFNESSQNGIIRYFESLKKDKKTEGVKINVVYPASVEIHTYENISSIQKTSSIGADIKPVGEIFIRLLNMIAVPLVLASLIVGAASLHDVKHLAKLGGKLMALFLFTSVISVALAQVLTVVIRPGLHMTPEAKLRLVEAYKDEVKAPLLQEYKMDLVDFLVNIVPKNPFKGLAEGDFLQIVFYAILTGLVLCYIPKERSKPVIAFFEGVSEAMIKLVEKVILMAPLAVFALISATVAEFGFSILGTLFWYALTCIIALVLVGFVLYPALVKFLGKVSPVKYFLAQKQVMAVAFTTSSSSATLPVTIDVTENKLGVPNKIAAFVLPIGTTINKDGTALYQAVAAIFIAQVYGFELSLAQQFTIFITCVITGAATAPVAGAGLIMLVVVLNAVGLPVEGIALIVGVDRIINMCRSTVNVIGDTMASVVLARSEGELGEIKVKD from the coding sequence TTGAAGGTAAAACTTCACATACAGATCTTAATCGGCTTTTTACTCGGAATTATCTTCGGAGCGATTTTCAGTGTGAACCACAACAGCCTTATTATTTTTTCAGCTGGAAATGAAATAAAAATAGAAAGCTGGCAGCAGTTCTCATTCGTAAAAGGTGATTCTGCAGTAGCTGTTTTTAATGAAAGCTCACAAAATGGTATTATAAGGTATTTTGAATCCTTAAAGAAAGATAAAAAAACCGAAGGTGTAAAAATAAATGTAGTTTACCCCGCGTCGGTTGAAATTCACACTTACGAAAATATCAGCTCTATACAAAAGACAAGCTCTATCGGCGCTGATATTAAGCCTGTTGGCGAAATATTCATCAGGCTGTTGAATATGATCGCTGTTCCGCTTGTACTTGCATCACTAATTGTCGGCGCAGCTTCGCTGCATGATGTTAAGCATCTTGCTAAGCTTGGCGGCAAGCTGATGGCTTTGTTCCTGTTCACTTCAGTAATTTCGGTTGCACTGGCGCAGGTGCTTACCGTTGTTATCCGCCCGGGATTGCATATGACCCCCGAAGCAAAGTTAAGGCTTGTTGAAGCATATAAAGATGAAGTAAAGGCTCCGCTGCTGCAGGAATATAAAATGGACCTGGTTGATTTCCTTGTCAACATTGTGCCTAAAAACCCGTTCAAGGGCCTGGCAGAAGGCGACTTTCTGCAGATAGTATTTTATGCAATATTAACCGGATTGGTATTATGTTATATTCCTAAAGAACGCTCAAAGCCTGTTATAGCTTTTTTTGAAGGGGTATCAGAGGCTATGATAAAGCTGGTAGAAAAGGTAATACTTATGGCTCCGCTTGCAGTGTTTGCCCTAATATCAGCTACCGTGGCGGAATTTGGCTTCAGTATCCTTGGCACACTATTCTGGTATGCCCTTACATGTATTATAGCTTTGGTACTTGTCGGATTTGTATTGTATCCTGCGCTGGTAAAATTCCTTGGTAAAGTTTCACCTGTAAAATATTTCCTGGCTCAAAAGCAGGTGATGGCGGTAGCATTTACAACAAGCTCAAGCTCAGCAACACTGCCTGTTACAATTGATGTCACAGAAAATAAGCTTGGAGTGCCCAATAAAATTGCGGCATTTGTTCTGCCAATTGGTACCACAATAAACAAAGATGGAACTGCTCTTTACCAGGCAGTTGCCGCTATATTCATAGCGCAGGTTTACGGGTTTGAGCTCAGCTTGGCGCAGCAGTTCACAATTTTTATAACCTGCGTCATAACCGGCGCGGCAACAGCGCCCGTTGCGGGCGCGGGGCTCATTATGCTAGTAGTAGTATTAAATGCGGTAGGCCTTCCTGTTGAAGGTATTGCGCTTATTGTTGGTGTTGACCGTATCATCAATATGTGCCGTTCAACTGTAAATGTAATTGGTGATACAATGGCAAGCGTTGTGCTTGCAAGAAGTGAAGGAGAGCTTGGCGAAATTAAGGTTAAGGACTGA
- a CDS encoding HAD-IC family P-type ATPase, with product MQLKGLTNNEVLERINSGRINRSTVTKTKKIREIILENVFSVFNLVITSVILFLLYFFITSGDERLLYDTIGTTFVISLNTFIAVYQEIRAKKALDKVSLLLKKEVKVIRDGKEAVIDQTDVVVDDIIVLERGDQVVVDGVVEESNKLEIDESLLTGESLPINKKNGDQVLSGSFCLSGNGFYKAEKVGDNSYANEITKTAKKFKLNLSPLQVKLNFIVKVLFSTAIFLVILEIIRNPNGFSDLDFVRRISTVMLSLIPQGLVLMASVTFALGIYRISKIGAIIQKLNAIESFANVKIVCTDKTGTLTQNKLAVNRITPLTSKFTKEQIEELLGTYAKLSSDKNATLKTLEIYPADINAAVTDEIPFSSENKMSLLQLTISPSKPDFDSTQSSLKNEQLTIVFGGYDILNERSQEKQKAEEIFEKDGLKIYRNLLFGIETSGRSLKELEEDLSQIKIEPVCIVSITDQVRGDVMEAINLFHKNNIEIKILSGDNAYAIQAVAKEIGWDIKDNELISGSDIEKVSDSEIFKVIMEKKIFARLKPEHKLRIIKTLRKEKIYTAMIGDGVNDLPAIKESDMGIAMEEGSQITKEVADIVLLKNKFALLPNIFDEGNKIVNTVSSVAKLFLTKNFMVIYFTILSMFFAFEFPLTPRRVSLINIFSIGLPSFIIALRNSNVSKLTNFSKDLFSFVLISAAILVGASYIGQYYTEKFAGFTPEDIQMVMLSVMIFITSVNFLCVVAHKNEKNMKLYVLYAIGLVTLYSFLSLTQSQFILIGWIKTFYEISFLEHRYLGITAAIALISGAVLFILQQIRAKLIKTASA from the coding sequence ATGCAATTAAAAGGTTTAACAAACAACGAAGTACTGGAAAGAATAAATAGTGGACGAATCAATCGCTCTACTGTTACTAAGACTAAAAAGATCCGGGAAATCATCCTGGAAAATGTATTCTCTGTATTTAATCTGGTTATTACATCTGTTATTCTATTTTTACTTTATTTCTTCATCACTTCCGGTGATGAAAGGCTGCTTTATGATACCATAGGCACTACATTTGTAATTTCACTCAATACATTTATTGCAGTTTACCAGGAAATCCGCGCTAAAAAAGCGCTTGATAAGGTCAGCCTGCTTTTAAAAAAGGAAGTAAAAGTTATTCGGGATGGTAAAGAGGCAGTTATCGACCAGACTGATGTTGTAGTTGATGATATTATTGTGCTGGAACGCGGTGACCAGGTGGTAGTTGATGGTGTAGTTGAAGAATCAAACAAGCTTGAAATTGATGAATCACTATTAACCGGTGAATCACTTCCTATAAATAAGAAAAACGGCGACCAGGTCCTCTCAGGCAGCTTTTGCCTTTCAGGTAACGGATTTTATAAGGCTGAAAAGGTCGGCGATAACAGCTACGCCAATGAAATTACAAAAACCGCGAAAAAATTCAAGCTGAACTTATCACCGCTGCAGGTTAAGCTGAATTTCATCGTTAAAGTTCTGTTTTCAACTGCTATTTTTCTGGTAATACTTGAAATTATTCGTAACCCCAATGGCTTTTCTGATCTTGATTTCGTTCGCCGTATTTCAACCGTAATGCTTTCACTCATTCCCCAGGGACTCGTTCTAATGGCCTCAGTTACTTTTGCTCTGGGTATCTACCGCATCAGCAAAATAGGCGCTATAATTCAAAAGCTTAACGCTATTGAATCATTCGCCAATGTTAAAATAGTATGTACTGATAAAACCGGCACTCTTACCCAAAATAAGCTCGCAGTAAACAGGATAACCCCATTAACATCAAAATTTACCAAAGAACAAATTGAGGAATTACTGGGTACTTACGCAAAGCTCTCTTCTGATAAAAATGCGACATTAAAGACCCTTGAAATATATCCTGCTGATATCAACGCAGCAGTTACTGATGAAATACCCTTCAGCTCTGAAAATAAGATGAGCCTTTTACAATTAACAATTAGTCCGTCTAAGCCTGATTTCGACTCGACACAGTCGAGTCTCAAAAATGAGCAATTAACAATTGTGTTTGGCGGGTATGATATTTTAAATGAAAGATCTCAAGAAAAACAAAAAGCTGAAGAAATTTTTGAAAAAGACGGCTTAAAGATATACCGCAATTTGCTGTTTGGAATAGAAACTTCAGGGCGAAGCCTTAAAGAGCTCGAAGAGGATTTATCGCAGATTAAAATTGAGCCTGTATGTATAGTTTCAATTACAGACCAGGTGCGGGGTGACGTTATGGAAGCCATAAACCTCTTCCATAAAAATAATATTGAAATAAAGATTCTCTCAGGTGATAATGCTTATGCAATACAGGCAGTTGCAAAAGAAATTGGCTGGGATATAAAAGATAACGAGCTTATATCAGGCAGCGATATTGAAAAGGTAAGCGATAGTGAAATATTCAAGGTCATAATGGAAAAGAAAATTTTCGCCCGCCTTAAGCCTGAACACAAGCTGCGCATTATAAAAACGCTCCGCAAAGAAAAGATCTACACTGCTATGATAGGCGATGGTGTGAACGATCTGCCTGCAATAAAAGAATCAGACATGGGCATTGCCATGGAAGAAGGAAGCCAGATAACCAAAGAGGTGGCTGATATTGTTCTGCTGAAAAACAAGTTCGCGCTCTTACCTAACATTTTTGATGAAGGGAATAAAATTGTTAACACAGTAAGCTCTGTTGCTAAGCTTTTCCTTACCAAGAATTTTATGGTGATATACTTCACTATACTTTCAATGTTCTTCGCTTTTGAATTCCCCTTAACTCCCCGCAGGGTATCATTGATAAATATTTTTTCTATCGGTCTCCCCTCTTTCATTATTGCTTTAAGGAATTCTAACGTAAGCAAGCTTACGAATTTTTCGAAAGACCTGTTCAGCTTTGTGCTTATATCAGCAGCAATACTCGTTGGGGCTTCTTATATAGGGCAGTATTACACAGAAAAATTTGCCGGGTTCACCCCTGAAGATATACAGATGGTCATGCTTTCAGTTATGATCTTTATAACATCTGTCAACTTCCTCTGTGTTGTAGCGCACAAAAATGAAAAGAACATGAAGCTGTACGTCTTATATGCTATCGGGCTTGTTACGCTGTATTCATTTCTGAGTTTAACGCAATCGCAGTTCATACTTATAGGCTGGATAAAAACTTTCTATGAAATATCCTTCCTCGAACACCGCTATTTAGGCATTACTGCCGCAATTGCGCTTATCAGCGGAGCGGTATTGTTCATACTGCAGCAGATAAGGGCGAAGTTAATTAAGACAGCATCGGCTTGA